Proteins co-encoded in one Lasioglossum baleicum chromosome 3, iyLasBale1, whole genome shotgun sequence genomic window:
- the LOC143207287 gene encoding MAPK regulated corepressor interacting protein 2-like isoform X2: MSGRSQMTAMNGKRPSSIPSRHQSETIAQHFDLIKYIYDSWNSVSRELDMCHNQPHSNSSNYRNGASVTYYQEREPNPQLKDFEPFNLEAWWGQRVVQSITRNANS; encoded by the exons ATGAG cgGAAGATCACAGATGACAGCGATGAACGGGAAGAGACCATCTTCGATCCCATCGCGACATCAATCTGAAACTATAGCTCAACATTTTGATCTAATTAAATACATCTATGATT CCTGGAATTCGGTGTCTAGAGAGCTAGACATGTGCCATAATCAACCACACAGTAATTCTTCTAATTATAGAAATGGGGCATCCGTTACATATTATCAGGAACGAGAACCTAATCCACAATTGAAAG ATTTTGAACCGTTCAACCTCGAGGCCTGGTGGGGACAGCGAGTTGTTCAAAGTATCACTAGGAATGCTAATTCCTAG
- the LOC143207287 gene encoding MAPK regulated corepressor interacting protein 2-like isoform X1: protein MHICGRSQMTAMNGKRPSSIPSRHQSETIAQHFDLIKYIYDSWNSVSRELDMCHNQPHSNSSNYRNGASVTYYQEREPNPQLKDFEPFNLEAWWGQRVVQSITRNANS, encoded by the exons ATGCACATATG cgGAAGATCACAGATGACAGCGATGAACGGGAAGAGACCATCTTCGATCCCATCGCGACATCAATCTGAAACTATAGCTCAACATTTTGATCTAATTAAATACATCTATGATT CCTGGAATTCGGTGTCTAGAGAGCTAGACATGTGCCATAATCAACCACACAGTAATTCTTCTAATTATAGAAATGGGGCATCCGTTACATATTATCAGGAACGAGAACCTAATCCACAATTGAAAG ATTTTGAACCGTTCAACCTCGAGGCCTGGTGGGGACAGCGAGTTGTTCAAAGTATCACTAGGAATGCTAATTCCTAG
- the LOC143207289 gene encoding uncharacterized protein LOC143207289, which translates to METRLRYLEEQLQRRESEVSELRTTLREVGAKFVQLEQAFKTNLRLQVRREARLDRLKREGQELRTLNGDALQTRTELSSRLMNTIIERDHWKNTFLQQREFVMRNEIEYKDAIASVKQECEDILKVSRETAEKQFHELIELYHGTREKVNQLEEEIGMYQSCRREYENRTFELANLLETLNRFDVNVGSVCQLAAEALKNLTEPGNLFEGSMKSLRHVAWTTRDREDQTKPVLLEQQNAVLKEVVKSLKKKLQAQQQSCDQVPEKETKYQNCSTSREANTSSRNSNENLPSRFASPENEDFGKSVMQENKNHEFTDENKSMNACDRVLCIESHSNGRSYEEYIFKLSINREMKLKCPVVLNNSEAIVRMEFVDNEAEYERAPLDRIIIFFNHIYASVNVKQTGIPCGTQTTRLRTVNRSTQTAVVGIKSFLRLNAGTTVSKQIYMYIYIYCSNSKPVVQTFNNGTFAKRLI; encoded by the exons ATGGAGACGCGGCTCCGGTATCTCGAGGAGCAGTTGCAAAGAAGGGAATCGGAAGTCTCCGAACTGCGTACGACTCTCCGCGAAGTCGGAGCTAAATTCGTTCAACTCGAACAGGCTTTTAAAACTAACTTGCGGCTACAGGTTAGGCGGGAGGCTCGGTTGGATCGTTTGAAGCGCGAAGGTCAAG AGCTGCGAACATTAAATGGCGATGCCCTACAAACGAGAACAGAATTGAGCTCGAGACTAATGAATACGATCATTGAAAGGGATCATTGGAAAAACACTTTCCTGCAACAAAGAGAATTCGTCATGAG GAACGAAATAGAGTACAAAGACGCGATAGCGTCGGTGAAACAGGAATGCGAAGATATTTTGAAGGTATCGCGAGAAACTGCAGAGAAACAATTTCATGAACTAATCGAGCTGTACCATGGAACTAGAGAGAAG GTGAATCAACTAGAGGAAGAGATAGGGATGTATCAAAGCTGTCGACGCGAGTACGAGAACCGTACTTTCGAGCTGGCTAAcctacttgaaactttaaaccgtTTCGACGTGAATGTTGGTTCTGTCTGTCAACTTGCGGCAGAAG CTCTGAAGAACTTGACCGAACCAGGAAACTTATTCGAAGGAAGTATGAAGAGCCTGAGACACGTCGCTTGGACCACGCGAGATCGAGAAGATCAAACAAAACCGGTGTTGTTGGAACAGCAGAATGCCGTTTTGAAAGAGGTGGTGAAGAGTCTTAAGAAAAAG TTGCAGGCGCAGCAACAATCGTGCGATCAAGTCCCAGAGAAAGAGACCAAGTACCAAAACTGTTCTACCTCTCGGGAAGCAAATACAAGTTCAAGAAATTCTAATGAAAACTTACCGAGCAGGTTTGCGTCTCCTGAAAATGAAGATTTCGGAAAGTCAGTAATGcaggaaaataaaaatcatgaatTCACCGATGAAAATAAATCAATGAACGCGTGCGATCGTGTATTGTGCATAGAATCGCATTCGAATGGTCGATCGTacgaagaatacattttcaaattatCAATCAATAgggaaatgaaattaaaatgtccGGTTGTATTAAATAACAGCGAGGCAATCGTTCGAATGGAATTCGTCGATAACGAAGCCGAATACGAGAGAGCGCCTCTGGACCGAATTATAATATTCTTTAACCACATATACGCATCCGTGAATGTTAAACAAACCGGCATACCCTGTGGTACGCAAACAACGAGATTAAGAACTGTAAACAGGTCTACCCAAACAGCAGTGGTCGGAATAAAATCGTTTCTACGTCTGAATGCTGGAACCACAGTGAGTaaacaaatatatatgtatatatatatttattgttcaAATTCTAAACCTGTTGTTCAAACGTTCAACAATGGAACTTTTGCTAAAAGACTCATATGA
- the LOC143207287 gene encoding MAPK regulated corepressor interacting protein 2-like isoform X3 produces the protein MTAMNGKRPSSIPSRHQSETIAQHFDLIKYIYDSWNSVSRELDMCHNQPHSNSSNYRNGASVTYYQEREPNPQLKDFEPFNLEAWWGQRVVQSITRNANS, from the exons ATGACAGCGATGAACGGGAAGAGACCATCTTCGATCCCATCGCGACATCAATCTGAAACTATAGCTCAACATTTTGATCTAATTAAATACATCTATGATT CCTGGAATTCGGTGTCTAGAGAGCTAGACATGTGCCATAATCAACCACACAGTAATTCTTCTAATTATAGAAATGGGGCATCCGTTACATATTATCAGGAACGAGAACCTAATCCACAATTGAAAG ATTTTGAACCGTTCAACCTCGAGGCCTGGTGGGGACAGCGAGTTGTTCAAAGTATCACTAGGAATGCTAATTCCTAG